A segment of the Neorhodopirellula lusitana genome:
GGTCGGCGATCTAAATCCCCAAAGGCGTCCATTCCCCCCAATCCGAAAAAAAGTTAAGATTCGGGTGATTTTGAGGGCTGGAACACTCGATACAATCCCTAAAGTCCCTCCAAACGGCCTGTCCGTGCTCGCTAGCGCCTTGTCGCTATCACTCAATTCCCCACCGTCGCCGACCTTTCGCGGCCCAAACACATGACCGAAACCACCGCCAAAAAAATTGAATCCGTCACCGGGATCACCGTTCGCCTCTGTGGCGACTCTGGGGACGGAATGCAATTGCTCGGAACTCAGCTGACCAATACGTCAGCGTTGGCGGGAAATGACGTCGCAACGTTCCCCGACTTCCCGGCGGAAATCCGTGCACCCCGCGGTACGCGTGCTGGGGTTTCGGGGTTCCAGGTCCAATTCGCCAGCGAAGAAATCTTCACGCCCGGCGACACGCTTGATGCGTTGGTGGTGATGAACGCGGCCGCGTTTGTGACCAATATCGCCGATTTGCGAAAAGGCGGCATCCTGATCGTCAATGAAGACGGCTTCAATGACAAGGAATTCAAGCTGGCCAAGATCGACACCAACCCGTTGGACGCGGATGTGTTGATGGAGCAGTACCGGGTCGTCAAAGTCAACATGACCAAGATGACTCGTGACGCAGTTGCGGAACACGGCTTGTCGACCAAGATCGCCGACCGTTGCAAGAACTTCTTTGCGATGGGCTTGGTGTATTGGTTGTTTGGTCGCTCGCTTGAACCCACGATGCGATTCATCGAAGCGAAGTTCGGGAAGAAGCCTGACGTCGCCGCAGCCAATGTTTCGGCTTTGCGAGCAGGTTGGGCGTTTGGCGAAACGACGGAAGAATTCGGCGAGAGCTATCAGGTTGAAGCTGCCGAGCTGGAGCCTGGCACGTACCGAAACATCATGGGCAACCAAGCGTTGGCTTTGGGATTGGTCGCCGCATCGAAGCTTAGTAAGAAAGAGCTGTTCTTCGGCACCTACCCGATCACACCTGCTTCGGACATTTTGCACGAACTGACCAAGTACAAGAACTTTGGCGTTCGCACCTTTCAAGCCGAAGACGAAATCGCAGCCGTTTGCTCCACCATCGGTGCAGCCTTCGGTGGCACGATGGCGGTCACCGCTTCGAGCGGTCCCGGTATCGCGTTGAAGGGGGAAGCGATGGGCTTGGGCGTGATGCTCGAGCTGCCCATGATCATCATCAATGTTCAGCGTGGTGGCCCCAGCACGGGCTTGCCTACCAAGACCGAACAAAGCGACTTGTTGCAGGTCATGTT
Coding sequences within it:
- a CDS encoding 2-oxoacid:acceptor oxidoreductase subunit alpha, yielding MTETTAKKIESVTGITVRLCGDSGDGMQLLGTQLTNTSALAGNDVATFPDFPAEIRAPRGTRAGVSGFQVQFASEEIFTPGDTLDALVVMNAAAFVTNIADLRKGGILIVNEDGFNDKEFKLAKIDTNPLDADVLMEQYRVVKVNMTKMTRDAVAEHGLSTKIADRCKNFFAMGLVYWLFGRSLEPTMRFIEAKFGKKPDVAAANVSALRAGWAFGETTEEFGESYQVEAAELEPGTYRNIMGNQALALGLVAASKLSKKELFFGTYPITPASDILHELTKYKNFGVRTFQAEDEIAAVCSTIGAAFGGTMAVTASSGPGIALKGEAMGLGVMLELPMIIINVQRGGPSTGLPTKTEQSDLLQVMFGRNGEAPMPVLAPRSPGDCFDMAVEAWRIATECMVPVMLLSDGYIANGSEPWKVPTVSEMPEIVCSHPEGLNGDEPFLPYARDENLARPWAIPGTPDLMHRVGGLEKEDGTGNVSYDPDNHQHMCDTRAAKVAKIAERIPEQDVFGEKTGDVLVVSWGGTYGSCHTAVDRCQRAGHSVSHAHIRYMNPLPRNIGELLKSFRTVLVPELNAGQLRMLLRAEYLVDCIGINKLKGKPFAVSELVEEITHHVTTLRKSKAG